Proteins encoded within one genomic window of Humulus lupulus chromosome 1, drHumLupu1.1, whole genome shotgun sequence:
- the LOC133815498 gene encoding protein MOR1-like, which translates to MPRVLAGTNGPTDWNEALDIISFGSPEQSVEGMKVVCHELTQATNDPEGSAMDELIKDADRLVSCLANKVAKTFDFSLTGASSRSCKYVLNTLMQTFQNKRLAYAVKESTLDSLIIELLMWLLDERVPHMDDGSQLLKALNVLMLKILDNADRTSSFVVLINLLRPLDP; encoded by the exons ATGCCCCGTGTTCTTGCTGGTACCAATGGCCCCACTGATTGGAATGAAGCTTTGGATATTATTTCTTTTGGTTCTCCTGAGCAG TCTGTTGAAGGAATGAAAGTCGTGTGTCATGAGCTGACACAAGCCACTAATGATCCAGAAGGCAGTGCAATGGATGAACTTATTAAAGATGCAGACAGACTTGTTTCATGCCTTGCAAACAAG GTTGCCAAGACCTTTGATTTCAGCTTGACAGGAGCATCATCTAGATCTTGTAAATATGTTCTCAACACCCTCATGCAG ACATTTCAAAACAAGAGACTGGCTTATGCTGTCAAGGAAAGCACTCTTGATAGTCTAATTATTGAGCTCCTTATGTGGCTGTTGGATGAGAGAGTTCCACATATGGATGATGGCAGCCAGCTTTTAAAAGCTTTGAATGTTCTGATGCTAAAGATTCTA GATAATGCAGATCGAACTTCATCCTTTGTTGTTCTCATCAATCTCTTACGTCCATTAGATCCTTGA